A single window of Pseudoduganella plicata DNA harbors:
- a CDS encoding HPr family phosphocarrier protein, whose protein sequence is MIQQELEISNKLGLHARASAKFTQLAAKYKSDVWLSRNGRRINAKSIMGVMMLAAGKGAKVTLEADGADEADCIAALSALVNDKFGEGE, encoded by the coding sequence ATGATTCAGCAAGAACTCGAGATTAGCAACAAACTGGGGCTGCATGCGCGTGCTTCCGCCAAGTTCACCCAGCTGGCCGCCAAGTACAAAAGCGATGTCTGGCTGTCCCGCAACGGGCGCCGCATCAACGCGAAGTCCATCATGGGCGTCATGATGCTGGCCGCGGGCAAGGGCGCCAAGGTCACCCTGGAGGCCGACGGTGCCGACGAAGCCGACTGCATTGCCGCGCTGTCCGCGCTCGTCAACGACAAGTTCGGCGAAGGCGAGTAA
- the ptsP gene encoding phosphoenolpyruvate--protein phosphotransferase, whose product MASFTLHGIPVSRGIAIGRAHLLAPAALDVKHYLIAEEHVEAEVVRLQTALAAVHRELQTLWNELPKDAPTELGAFIDVHALILSDPMISEAPLDIIRGRHYNAEWALVTQIEELSAQFDEIEDAYLRERKADIQQVAERVLKVLMGSEPLAAPYAVNPGDDEFMAQMVVIAHDISPADMLKFRDRSFIGFVTDVGGQNSHTAIVARSLDIPAAVGVSQASALIEQDDWVIIDGEAGVVIVSPSALVLEQYRERQLAAQRARKKLGKLKKTPAVTKDGTPITLLANIELPDDCGPALEAGANGVGLFRSEFLFMGRAADMPSEDEQFEQYRRAVAAMKGRPVTIRTLDIGADKPLDPTEHTALNPALGLRAIRYCLSEPQLFLTQLRAILRASAHGKVRILIPMLAHAFEIDQSLAMIEQAKAQLREANVKFDANVDVGAMIEIPAAALALPMFVRKMNFLSIGTNDLIQYTLAIDRVDYEVAHLYNPLHPAILQLISMTIAAGQKAGIDVAVCGEMAGDVKLTRLLLGMGLREFSMHPAQLLSVKQEILNSDMGAIVPLTRKILRSMDPDGIADAVLALQTI is encoded by the coding sequence ATGGCATCGTTCACACTGCACGGCATCCCGGTCTCGCGCGGCATCGCCATCGGCCGCGCCCACCTGCTGGCGCCGGCCGCACTGGACGTCAAGCACTACCTGATCGCCGAGGAACACGTCGAGGCGGAAGTGGTGCGCCTGCAGACCGCGCTGGCGGCTGTCCACCGTGAGCTGCAAACGTTGTGGAACGAGCTGCCCAAGGATGCGCCCACGGAGCTGGGCGCATTCATCGACGTGCATGCGCTGATCCTGTCGGACCCGATGATCTCGGAGGCGCCGCTCGACATCATCCGTGGCCGCCACTACAACGCCGAATGGGCGCTGGTGACGCAGATCGAGGAACTCTCCGCCCAGTTCGACGAGATCGAGGATGCCTACCTGCGCGAGCGCAAGGCCGACATCCAGCAGGTCGCCGAGCGGGTGCTGAAAGTCCTGATGGGCAGCGAGCCGCTGGCGGCGCCGTATGCCGTCAACCCGGGCGACGACGAATTCATGGCGCAGATGGTCGTCATCGCGCATGACATCTCGCCGGCCGACATGCTCAAGTTCCGCGACCGCTCGTTCATCGGCTTCGTGACGGACGTGGGCGGCCAGAACTCGCACACGGCCATCGTCGCGCGCAGCCTGGACATACCGGCCGCCGTCGGCGTGTCGCAGGCCTCCGCGCTGATCGAGCAGGACGACTGGGTCATCATCGATGGCGAGGCCGGTGTCGTCATCGTCAGCCCCAGTGCGCTCGTGCTGGAACAGTACCGTGAGCGCCAGCTGGCCGCGCAGCGCGCCCGCAAGAAGCTGGGCAAGCTGAAAAAAACGCCGGCCGTCACAAAAGACGGTACGCCGATCACGCTGCTGGCCAATATCGAACTGCCGGACGACTGCGGTCCCGCGCTGGAAGCGGGCGCCAACGGCGTCGGCCTGTTCCGCTCCGAGTTCCTGTTCATGGGGCGCGCGGCCGATATGCCGTCCGAGGACGAGCAGTTCGAGCAGTATCGTCGTGCCGTGGCGGCGATGAAGGGCCGTCCCGTGACCATCCGCACGCTCGATATCGGCGCCGACAAGCCGCTCGACCCCACCGAGCACACGGCTCTCAACCCCGCGCTGGGGCTGCGCGCGATCCGCTACTGCCTGTCCGAACCGCAGCTGTTCCTGACGCAGCTGCGCGCCATCCTGCGTGCCTCCGCTCATGGCAAGGTGCGCATCCTGATCCCGATGCTGGCGCATGCTTTCGAGATCGACCAGTCGCTGGCGATGATCGAACAGGCCAAGGCACAGCTGCGCGAAGCAAACGTCAAATTCGACGCGAACGTGGACGTGGGCGCGATGATCGAGATCCCGGCGGCGGCGCTGGCGCTGCCGATGTTCGTGCGCAAGATGAACTTCCTGTCGATCGGCACCAACGACCTGATTCAGTACACGCTGGCCATCGACCGGGTTGATTATGAGGTGGCACACCTTTACAATCCTCTTCATCCCGCCATCCTGCAACTGATTTCGATGACCATAGCCGCCGGCCAGAAGGCCGGTATCGACGTTGCCGTGTGTGGCGAGATGGCGGGCGACGTCAAGCTGACGCGCCTGCTGCTCGGCATGGGCCTGCGCGAGTTCTCCATGCATCCCGCGCAACTGCTCTCCGTGAAGCAGGAAATCCTGAACAGCGACATGGGCGCGATCGTCCCGCTGACCCGCAAGATACTTCGTTCGATGGACCCGGATGGCATCGCGGATGCCGTGCTGGCCCTGCAGACGATTTAA
- the metX gene encoding homoserine O-succinyltransferase MetX, with protein MSSIGIVSPQTMAFAEPLRLQSGATLRDYRLMYETYGTLNADKSNAVLVCHALNASHHVAGYYADDPKNVGWWDNMVGPGKPLDTDKFFVIGVNNLGSCFGSTGPMHVNPATGKPYGAAFPVVTVEDWVNAQARLADQLGIAQFAAVMGGSLGGMQALAWSIMFPDRLRHCVVIASTPKLSAQNIAFNDVARQAILSDPDYRGGDFYEHGVVPKNGLKVARMVGHITYLSDDDMAEKFGRKLRDMVGKDGAERGDYKFGFGIDFEIESYLRYQGDKFSEYFDANTYLLITKALDYFDPARVHDGDLAKTLAVTKAKFFLASFTTDWRFSPERSREIVQALLCNRREVTYAEIDAPHGHDAFLLDDARYMNLVRAYYELVWKELEGKGA; from the coding sequence ATGTCCTCGATAGGAATCGTCTCTCCGCAAACGATGGCGTTTGCGGAACCCCTGCGGTTGCAGAGCGGCGCCACGCTGCGCGACTACCGCCTGATGTATGAAACATACGGCACCCTGAATGCCGACAAATCCAATGCGGTGCTGGTGTGCCACGCGCTGAACGCGTCGCACCACGTGGCCGGCTACTATGCCGACGACCCGAAAAACGTCGGCTGGTGGGACAATATGGTCGGTCCCGGCAAGCCGCTCGATACCGACAAGTTCTTCGTCATCGGCGTCAACAACCTGGGCTCGTGTTTCGGCTCCACTGGCCCGATGCACGTCAATCCCGCCACCGGCAAGCCTTACGGCGCCGCCTTCCCTGTCGTGACGGTGGAGGACTGGGTCAATGCGCAGGCGCGCCTGGCCGACCAGCTGGGCATCGCGCAGTTCGCCGCCGTGATGGGCGGTTCGCTGGGCGGCATGCAGGCGCTCGCGTGGAGCATCATGTTCCCGGACCGGCTGCGCCACTGCGTGGTGATCGCCTCCACGCCCAAGCTCTCGGCGCAGAACATCGCCTTCAACGACGTCGCCCGCCAGGCCATCCTGTCCGACCCGGACTACCGCGGCGGCGATTTCTACGAACATGGCGTGGTGCCAAAGAACGGCCTGAAGGTGGCGCGCATGGTCGGCCACATCACGTATCTGTCGGATGACGACATGGCCGAGAAATTCGGCCGCAAGCTGAGGGACATGGTGGGTAAAGACGGCGCCGAAAGGGGCGACTACAAGTTCGGCTTCGGCATCGACTTCGAAATCGAATCGTACCTGCGCTACCAGGGCGACAAGTTTTCCGAATACTTCGACGCCAACACCTACCTGCTGATCACGAAAGCGCTGGACTACTTCGACCCGGCGCGCGTGCATGACGGCGACCTGGCGAAAACGCTGGCCGTGACGAAAGCAAAATTCTTCCTGGCGTCGTTCACGACCGACTGGCGTTTTTCGCCGGAGCGCTCGCGCGAGATCGTTCAGGCGTTGCTCTGCAACAGGCGCGAAGTGACGTATGCGGAGATCGATGCGCCGCACGGCCACGATGCGTTCCTGCTGGACGATGCGCGCTACATGAACCTGGTGCGTGCCTATTACGAGCTGGTATGGAAAGAACTGGAAGGGAAGGGCGCATGA